The Ziziphus jujuba cultivar Dongzao chromosome 7, ASM3175591v1 genome includes a region encoding these proteins:
- the LOC125423885 gene encoding transcription factor MYB92 has protein sequence MGRSPCCDETGLKKGPWTPEEDQKLVKYIQKHGHGSWRALPRLAGLNRCGKSCRLRWTNYLRPDIKRGKFSQEEEQTILNLHSVLGNKWSAIASHLPGRTDNEIKNFWNTHLKKKLIQMGFDPMTHRPRADIFSSLPHLLALANFKELMDHPSWEEHAARLQAEAVQMARLQYLQFLFQPPPANGNTPTSTFTDMETINLLNSISSNSIKDGYSVLGSVHFESPNGSSSLGGTTSANLQSIHDSVSFSHLPDLLQIPCTTSTTTNSTISPPQTPVVMNKINNSNMVQGPESTPLMFSHGGSENSPNSPWFPSPSPTCFTSPPTRNTSISNLVDACSTSSYGEVAPSVWPDLLLDDSLFHEMA, from the exons atgggAAGATCTCCTTGCTGTGATGAGACTGGTCTCAAGAAAGGCCCTTGGACACCCGAAGAAGATCAAAAGCTTGTTAAGTATATTCAGAAACATGGCCATGGAAGCTGGCGAGCCCTCCCTAGACTCGCAG GGCTTAATAGATGTGGAAAGAGTTGCAGACTAAGATGGACGAACTATCTGAGGCCGGATATTAAAAGAGGGAAATTTTctcaagaagaagaacaaacaaTTCTCAATCTTCATTCGGTCCTTGGAAACAA ATGGTCAGCCATTGCAAGCCACCTACCGGGTCGGACCGATAATGAAATAAAGAATTTCTGGAATACCCATCTGAAGAAAAAGCTAATCCAAATGGGTTTTGATCCAATGACTCATAGACCAAGAGCAGATATATTCTCAAGCCTGCCTCATCTTCTAGCTTTGGCTAATTTCAAGGAGCTTATGGATCATCCTTCTTGGGAAGAACATGCGGCGAGACTCCAAGCTGAAGCTGTTCAAATGGCTAGGCTTCAATACTTGCAGTTTCTCTTTCAACCTCCTCCAGCTAATGGAAACACACCAACCAGTACTTTTACTGATATGGAGACCATCAATCTTCTCAACTCCATATCTTCTAATTCAATCAAAGATGGTTACTCGGTTCTCGGTTCGGTTCATTTCGAATCCCCAAATGGGTCTTCTTCTCTTGGAGGAACTACTTCTGCAAACCTCCAATCTATCCATGATTCTGTTTCTTTCTCTCATCTTCCTGATTTGTTGCAAATCCCTTGCACTACTAGTACTACTACTAATAGCACTATTAGTCCTCCTCAAACACCGGTTGTGATGAACAAGATTAACAATAGCAATATGGTTCAAGGTCCTGAATCAACACCATTAATGTTCAGCCATGGTGGGTCAGAAAACTCTCCGAATTCGCCATGGTTTCCATCCCCATCTCCGACTTGTTTTACATCGCCGCCGACGAGGAATACCTCCATCAGCAATTTGGTTGATGCTTGCAGTACTTCTAGCTATGGAGAAGTGGCTCCTTCTGTCTGGCCTGACCTTCTCCTGGACGACTCTTTGTTTCATGAGATGGCCTAG